Proteins encoded in a region of the Candidatus Bathyarchaeota archaeon genome:
- a CDS encoding GTP-binding protein — MPRFKQTPQIQALMNHKERIRNIGIIAHIDHGKTTLADSLLAGAGLLSPQMAGTARVLDYLEEEQKRKITIKTANITLLYNADTVPYIINLVDTPGHVDFTGKVTRALRVIDGAVVVVDAVEEIMAQTEILTRQALEERVRPVLFINKVDRLITELQLSEREIQRKLDHLIGAFNDQIELYAQEPYRSQWKVSASGGTVAFGSALHGWGFTLDMAKRRGVKFIDVVGAYRNLQHLKLSKTLPVYEAIFEMATNAVPDPRRAQAYRIEKIWDGSLDSPIGKALMECSDDAASVMFVTHIRSDAEQTYATGRVFSGKIRKDEPLRLLGAHGVSVVKTVYVEMGALREEVSEASAGNLATLLLSGQVPLGETLLGGDESVDIMPFEGISYVSEPVVTLAIEPKNPQDLEVLQAGLLRLTSEDPNLRASVNEQTGEVLLSGMGELHLEIALNQLKAAVELSVSSPRVMYMECIQKRGAAALARSPDKKSIFSVQVESAGSEGVDGEVLLRDDHGNVLVDCSTKAGQLQEAALQALKAGFGYACARGPLCGEPIHKLQVNLIDLKLAAEPANLEVMHGVGKAIFASFLTAQPTLQEPIYKIILTVAQELASESNRILSIRRGKVTGFEQKGLLTQIEGSIPVAETFGFSKEMRSATSGRAVWQLIFDHWEKLPPKLAAEVIADLRRRRGLSAEVPKPEKFMET; from the coding sequence ATGCCGCGGTTTAAGCAAACCCCCCAGATTCAGGCGCTCATGAACCACAAAGAGCGCATCCGAAACATAGGGATAATCGCGCATATCGACCACGGCAAAACCACCTTGGCGGATTCGCTACTGGCAGGCGCTGGGCTGCTTTCGCCGCAGATGGCGGGGACGGCTCGGGTGCTGGATTACCTTGAGGAGGAGCAGAAACGCAAAATCACCATAAAAACCGCCAACATAACCCTACTCTACAATGCAGACACTGTACCCTACATAATCAACTTGGTGGATACCCCGGGGCATGTGGATTTCACTGGCAAAGTCACCCGGGCGCTGCGGGTTATAGATGGCGCGGTCGTGGTGGTGGATGCGGTGGAGGAGATTATGGCGCAGACCGAAATCCTCACCCGCCAAGCACTAGAAGAACGCGTGCGCCCCGTGCTGTTCATAAACAAGGTGGATCGCTTAATCACGGAGCTTCAGCTTAGCGAGCGGGAAATCCAGCGCAAACTTGACCACCTCATCGGCGCCTTTAACGACCAAATCGAGCTTTATGCCCAAGAGCCCTATAGAAGCCAATGGAAAGTCAGCGCATCCGGCGGCACCGTGGCTTTCGGTTCGGCGCTGCATGGCTGGGGCTTCACGCTGGATATGGCAAAGCGGCGCGGCGTCAAGTTCATTGACGTAGTTGGCGCCTACAGGAACCTTCAGCATCTAAAGCTCTCCAAGACCCTGCCTGTTTACGAAGCCATCTTTGAAATGGCAACCAACGCGGTACCAGATCCGCGGAGGGCGCAGGCTTACCGCATCGAAAAAATCTGGGATGGTTCCCTGGATTCTCCAATCGGCAAGGCGCTGATGGAATGCAGCGACGATGCCGCTTCCGTGATGTTTGTAACTCATATCCGATCAGATGCAGAGCAAACCTACGCGACAGGCAGAGTGTTCTCAGGCAAAATCCGCAAAGATGAGCCTCTGCGTTTGCTGGGTGCACATGGGGTAAGTGTGGTCAAGACGGTTTACGTGGAAATGGGTGCTTTGCGAGAGGAGGTTTCGGAGGCGTCGGCGGGTAACCTTGCGACTTTGCTGCTTTCGGGGCAGGTGCCGTTGGGCGAAACCCTCCTGGGCGGCGACGAAAGCGTGGACATTATGCCCTTTGAGGGGATAAGCTACGTTTCCGAGCCTGTGGTTACGTTGGCTATTGAACCCAAGAACCCCCAGGACCTTGAAGTGCTACAGGCGGGGCTTCTGCGGCTGACCTCGGAGGACCCGAACCTAAGAGCATCCGTTAACGAGCAAACCGGCGAGGTGCTGCTCAGCGGCATGGGTGAGCTGCATCTGGAAATCGCCCTCAACCAGCTTAAAGCCGCCGTGGAGCTATCGGTTTCTTCGCCGAGGGTCATGTATATGGAGTGCATCCAGAAACGCGGTGCCGCGGCTTTGGCGAGGAGCCCTGATAAGAAGAGCATCTTCTCTGTGCAGGTTGAATCCGCTGGTTCCGAGGGTGTGGACGGCGAGGTTTTGCTGCGTGATGACCACGGCAACGTGCTGGTGGATTGCAGCACCAAAGCTGGGCAACTGCAGGAGGCAGCGTTGCAGGCCCTTAAAGCGGGTTTTGGGTATGCCTGCGCGCGGGGTCCCCTGTGCGGTGAACCCATCCATAAGCTACAAGTCAACCTCATCGACTTAAAACTCGCCGCTGAACCAGCTAACTTGGAGGTCATGCATGGCGTCGGCAAAGCCATATTCGCCAGCTTCCTAACCGCCCAGCCTACCCTGCAGGAACCCATATACAAAATCATTCTAACCGTAGCCCAGGAACTCGCCAGCGAATCCAACCGAATCCTTAGCATCCGCCGCGGCAAAGTCACCGGGTTTGAGCAGAAGGGGCTTCTGACCCAAATTGAGGGCAGCATACCCGTCGCGGAAACTTTTGGGTTCTCAAAGGAGATGCGTTCCGCCACCTCTGGACGCGCGGTTTGGCAGCTGATTTTTGATCACTGGGAAAAGCTGCCGCCTAAACTTGCCGCTGAAGTCATAGCTGACCTGCGAAGGCGCCGCGGTTTATCCGCTGAGGTTCCTAAACCCGAAAAATTCATGGAGACTTAA
- a CDS encoding serine/threonine protein kinase, whose translation MLKPVKVPTGELQHDPYASVICYPRSNPGQIQMRLEELATLGVDAVEFSGTSSAFALPVLGKGYVGIVAVAYRAGVRLALKMQRVDSERESLMREAELLRMANSVDVGPRFVGGTQHFLLMQLIGGGSFEGWLKTHIDATAVRRVVLEVLEQCWRLDTICLDHGELSKAPKHLLMDIADKPFIVDFETASTTRNASNVTSVCQYLFQGNSEACKALAQVLGPRQRIELVEALRRYRRNRDRESFEELLKLCLQS comes from the coding sequence ATGCTAAAACCCGTCAAGGTGCCAACAGGGGAACTGCAACATGACCCCTACGCCTCAGTTATATGCTACCCCAGATCAAACCCCGGCCAGATCCAAATGCGCCTTGAAGAACTTGCCACGCTCGGCGTGGACGCCGTGGAGTTTTCAGGCACCTCCTCCGCCTTCGCGCTGCCTGTTCTGGGCAAGGGCTATGTCGGCATCGTTGCCGTGGCTTATAGGGCGGGGGTGCGGTTGGCGCTTAAGATGCAGCGGGTCGACTCAGAACGCGAAAGCCTCATGCGGGAAGCCGAGCTGCTGCGGATGGCTAACTCGGTGGATGTGGGGCCACGGTTCGTCGGGGGCACCCAGCATTTCCTGCTTATGCAGCTAATCGGCGGCGGCTCCTTTGAGGGGTGGCTGAAAACTCACATCGATGCCACTGCCGTGCGCAGGGTTGTCTTGGAGGTTTTGGAGCAGTGCTGGCGCCTCGACACAATCTGCCTTGACCACGGCGAACTAAGCAAAGCCCCCAAGCACCTCCTCATGGACATCGCGGATAAACCCTTCATCGTGGATTTCGAGACCGCCAGCACAACACGCAACGCCTCCAACGTCACCTCTGTTTGCCAGTACCTGTTCCAAGGCAACAGCGAAGCCTGCAAAGCCCTAGCGCAGGTTCTGGGACCAAGGCAAAGAATCGAGCTTGTGGAGGCACTGCGCCGCTACCGCAGAAACCGAGACCGCGAAAGCTTTGAAGAACTGCTCAAACTCTGCCTGCAGAGCTAA
- a CDS encoding 8-oxoguanine DNA glycosylase has translation MLLKLDAAFNLDSSLCCGQVFRWSKLDGWWYGVVGEKVIKIRQCGGTLEFFGVDEGFVRWYFRLDDDLAEIGGVIDNDPNIHSALQRYVGLRLVRQEPWNCLIGFICSIQKNIPAIEHMLQQISQRYGEKRMFDGKTFYLFPTAEKLAHASESSLRECSLGFRAKYVHATAKKIHDGNLDLNSLRKLPYLEARRKLLEFQGVGLKVADCVTLFSLDKTEAFPVDVWVKRVILKYYSDKLASDFVKRLQSRQTLTNGEYQKIGDWARGYFGCYAGYAQEYLYHYERSHS, from the coding sequence TTGCTTTTGAAGTTGGATGCTGCTTTTAACTTGGATTCTTCGCTGTGCTGTGGGCAGGTGTTCCGCTGGAGTAAGCTGGATGGCTGGTGGTATGGCGTGGTAGGCGAAAAGGTAATTAAGATTCGCCAGTGCGGCGGCACTTTGGAGTTTTTTGGGGTGGATGAGGGGTTTGTGCGGTGGTACTTCAGGTTAGATGACGATTTAGCCGAAATAGGCGGCGTCATCGACAATGACCCAAACATCCACTCTGCGCTGCAGCGATACGTTGGGCTGCGGCTGGTGCGGCAGGAACCCTGGAACTGCCTAATCGGCTTTATCTGCTCAATCCAAAAGAACATCCCAGCAATTGAACATATGCTCCAGCAAATATCCCAAAGATACGGCGAGAAACGCATGTTCGACGGCAAAACATTCTACCTGTTCCCCACAGCCGAGAAGCTGGCGCATGCCAGCGAGAGCAGCCTGCGGGAATGCAGTTTAGGCTTCCGCGCCAAATATGTCCATGCTACCGCAAAAAAAATCCATGATGGAAACCTTGACCTCAACAGCCTAAGGAAGCTGCCTTACCTTGAAGCGCGCCGAAAGCTGCTTGAATTCCAAGGCGTCGGCTTGAAGGTGGCGGATTGCGTGACGCTATTTTCCCTAGATAAAACCGAGGCGTTCCCAGTGGATGTCTGGGTGAAACGGGTTATCCTGAAATATTACTCCGATAAGCTTGCATCTGACTTTGTGAAGAGGCTTCAGAGCCGCCAAACGTTGACTAATGGCGAGTACCAGAAAATCGGCGACTGGGCACGCGGCTATTTTGGATGCTACGCGGGCTACGCGCAGGAGTACCTCTACCACTACGAGCGAAGCCACAGTTAA
- a CDS encoding winged helix-turn-helix domain-containing protein, with amino-acid sequence MVSYRDRLDIIADILSVVSRGAKKTQIMYQANLSYKVLQRYLTEITEASLILFEETQQYYALTGKGQEYLEAYKDYARFSKTMEKRLNDFSTKRKVLETLCPVKGDSLPLTSIS; translated from the coding sequence TTGGTTAGTTATCGAGATAGATTAGATATTATTGCTGACATACTCAGCGTTGTTAGCCGAGGGGCAAAAAAAACACAGATCATGTATCAGGCGAATCTAAGTTATAAGGTGCTTCAGCGTTACCTCACAGAAATCACTGAGGCTTCGCTGATCCTTTTTGAGGAAACCCAGCAGTACTATGCCTTAACCGGCAAAGGACAAGAATACCTTGAAGCCTACAAGGATTATGCTCGATTCAGCAAAACCATGGAGAAACGACTCAACGACTTCTCAACCAAACGAAAAGTGCTGGAAACACTCTGCCCAGTTAAAGGCGACAGCTTGCCCTTAACCTCAATAAGCTAA
- a CDS encoding Rieske 2Fe-2S domain-containing protein, whose amino-acid sequence MVFEKAAQTQEIPIGQSKAVKFANKEVLIANVDGVYYAIGNVCTHMGGNLSKGNLQGNIVTCPRHKAQFDVTSGKVVSHPKIPLMHPKIADQAVYKVKVEGTDILLEQI is encoded by the coding sequence ATGGTTTTTGAAAAGGCAGCTCAAACCCAAGAAATCCCAATTGGACAAAGCAAAGCCGTTAAATTCGCAAACAAAGAAGTCCTCATAGCGAACGTGGATGGCGTATACTACGCGATAGGCAACGTCTGCACGCATATGGGCGGCAACCTCTCCAAGGGGAATCTGCAAGGCAACATCGTCACGTGTCCGCGGCATAAAGCCCAATTTGACGTAACCAGCGGCAAAGTCGTTTCGCACCCAAAAATTCCTTTAATGCACCCGAAAATAGCTGACCAAGCAGTCTACAAAGTAAAAGTGGAAGGCACAGACATCCTGCTCGAACAGATTTAG
- a CDS encoding CDP-alcohol phosphatidyltransferase family protein gives MEKKILIPQGISALRLAALPLFLYLFSIGALNWCIVVFGLAQISDLIDGYVARKLDATSKLGGYFDAATDFVFIIGIFGAFTAAGYYPPWLIALIAASFAQFVLTSRLSTKLYDPLGKYIGSALYIGIALTLLSPTQPILNFVQYAFLVFFGVSLISRIKSLNRERPAHVLYQKTTQQPKKIQAPATQQQSTTA, from the coding sequence ATGGAAAAGAAAATCCTTATTCCCCAAGGCATAAGTGCACTGCGACTGGCAGCCCTGCCCCTTTTCCTCTACCTCTTCAGTATAGGCGCCTTAAACTGGTGCATTGTGGTTTTCGGGTTAGCCCAAATCAGCGACCTCATTGACGGCTACGTTGCCAGAAAACTAGATGCAACTTCGAAGTTGGGCGGCTACTTTGATGCAGCAACCGACTTCGTCTTCATCATCGGCATCTTCGGAGCCTTCACCGCAGCCGGATACTACCCCCCATGGCTTATCGCCCTCATCGCCGCCTCATTTGCCCAATTCGTCCTCACCAGCCGCCTATCCACAAAACTCTACGACCCCCTAGGCAAATACATCGGCAGCGCCCTCTACATCGGCATCGCATTAACTTTGCTCTCTCCCACGCAGCCGATTCTTAATTTTGTGCAATACGCGTTTTTGGTGTTCTTCGGGGTTTCCCTGATAAGCCGCATCAAAAGCCTAAACAGAGAAAGACCCGCACATGTTCTCTACCAAAAAACGACACAGCAACCAAAGAAAATCCAAGCACCAGCAACCCAGCAGCAATCCACCACAGCTTAA
- a CDS encoding DUF1616 domain-containing protein, which translates to MALQRYRTMLIIVGVALAFFIVSPLIQQYVATPQTQLTEIWLLGPKHDTLYPTNVTSDQHIQLYVVVANHLGSSAQYQTEIKFRAYTQSAPNSFNQTPSDQPALERKTFSLANNVTQEIPIDVSFNYTVSENPTRKLLLHSITINGHETTLDQTIPYDASQGGFFGNLFIELYLYNTTSETYVYNQRYVSLRLNMLP; encoded by the coding sequence ATGGCTCTGCAGCGATATAGAACTATGCTTATTATTGTCGGTGTCGCTTTAGCCTTCTTTATCGTGTCTCCTTTGATTCAGCAGTATGTAGCTACACCTCAAACCCAGCTTACAGAAATATGGCTTTTAGGGCCAAAACATGATACCCTCTACCCAACAAATGTAACTTCAGACCAACACATACAGCTCTACGTTGTTGTCGCCAACCACTTAGGTTCATCAGCGCAATACCAAACCGAGATAAAATTCAGAGCCTACACGCAATCCGCTCCCAACAGCTTCAACCAAACCCCCAGCGACCAGCCAGCCTTGGAAAGAAAAACTTTCTCGCTAGCAAATAATGTCACCCAGGAGATTCCAATAGATGTTTCATTTAACTACACTGTAAGCGAGAATCCGACGAGAAAACTTTTGCTGCACTCAATCACTATAAACGGACATGAAACCACGCTGGATCAGACCATACCCTATGATGCAAGCCAAGGCGGCTTTTTTGGAAACCTGTTTATTGAACTTTACCTATATAATACTACATCAGAAACCTATGTGTACAATCAGCGGTATGTAAGCTTGCGGCTAAATATGCTCCCATAA
- a CDS encoding CBS domain-containing protein encodes MVTAPEVALGDSLTRVAKLMIGSGVRQLPVFDKNLIVGFVTDEAVIHAGVIGEWGNKPVESIMTRAPHTMESSRSVGAVLGLMREFGVSHVPITDRGRLSGLISVQDILESVYYPPKRMGNQDVAGEQINALGIAAKGIMRSPVITVEPKRSLRECEQMMHDHDISCLCVVDGERLAGIVTKLDFLEPISQLEAAERKFTVQFGVKDVDVSEDQKNYMMNEFDSFTHRFEEAFQLGTLFVYMKSHRGTNMRGTPMVHCRLQFRTTRGNFFVSSEGWGVEPTFKVALDRLERRLLRSKELLAYNPRFARDYLRQVGLPEEEA; translated from the coding sequence ATGGTCACTGCACCAGAGGTTGCCTTGGGTGATTCGCTAACTCGTGTTGCGAAGTTAATGATTGGAAGCGGCGTGCGGCAGTTACCTGTGTTTGATAAGAATCTAATCGTTGGCTTTGTCACCGATGAAGCTGTGATTCATGCAGGTGTAATTGGCGAGTGGGGCAACAAACCAGTTGAATCCATCATGACACGTGCGCCCCACACTATGGAGTCAAGCCGCAGCGTAGGCGCTGTTTTGGGTTTGATGCGGGAATTCGGAGTCTCGCATGTTCCCATAACGGACCGTGGACGCCTCTCGGGGTTAATTAGCGTGCAGGACATTTTAGAGAGCGTGTACTATCCGCCCAAGCGCATGGGAAACCAGGACGTTGCAGGCGAACAAATCAACGCTTTAGGCATAGCTGCAAAGGGCATTATGCGTAGCCCGGTCATTACGGTTGAACCTAAGAGGAGCCTGCGTGAATGCGAACAGATGATGCATGACCATGACATATCATGCCTCTGCGTAGTTGATGGTGAACGCTTAGCGGGCATCGTGACGAAGCTAGATTTCCTCGAACCCATTAGTCAGCTTGAGGCGGCCGAGCGCAAGTTTACGGTGCAGTTCGGCGTCAAAGATGTAGATGTCAGCGAAGACCAGAAAAACTACATGATGAACGAGTTTGATTCCTTCACGCATCGATTCGAAGAAGCCTTCCAGTTGGGCACCCTGTTTGTTTACATGAAAAGCCACCGTGGAACCAACATGCGCGGAACACCCATGGTTCACTGCCGCCTGCAATTTCGAACCACTCGCGGGAACTTCTTTGTCTCCAGCGAAGGCTGGGGCGTAGAACCCACGTTTAAGGTGGCGCTGGATCGGCTTGAGCGGCGTCTGCTGCGCAGCAAGGAGCTTTTGGCGTATAATCCAAGGTTCGCAAGGGATTATCTGCGGCAGGTTGGATTACCAGAGGAAGAGGCCTAA
- a CDS encoding PIG-L family deacetylase, whose amino-acid sequence MVLRSNTILAVGAHPDDIELGCGGTIRAASKLGKKVIAVFMSKGEHSGNPEVRPKESIEALSYLGVNEVYFGDFPDTEIPCSRQAIDFLEAFFVANKPETVLTHTVNDIHQDHRQVGWISMSAFRNAPQMLAYETPRVTPAFSPTYFVDITNCVNDKWTALKCHFSQKTKRYITYESMVNLASFRGSQVSLAAAEAFEVVRYVERLNSP is encoded by the coding sequence TTGGTTTTAAGATCAAACACTATATTAGCGGTCGGCGCTCACCCAGACGACATCGAATTAGGCTGCGGAGGAACAATCCGTGCAGCATCCAAATTAGGCAAAAAAGTGATAGCTGTTTTTATGTCCAAAGGCGAACATAGCGGAAACCCCGAGGTGCGGCCTAAAGAAAGCATAGAAGCCCTATCCTATTTAGGCGTCAACGAAGTTTACTTCGGCGACTTCCCCGACACAGAAATCCCCTGCTCACGCCAAGCAATCGATTTCCTCGAAGCATTTTTCGTGGCAAATAAGCCCGAAACCGTGCTAACCCACACCGTCAACGATATTCATCAGGACCACCGGCAAGTCGGCTGGATTTCAATGTCAGCCTTCCGCAACGCACCCCAAATGCTTGCTTACGAAACCCCCCGTGTCACTCCTGCGTTTTCACCCACCTACTTTGTGGACATAACCAATTGTGTAAACGATAAGTGGACCGCCCTGAAATGCCATTTTTCGCAGAAGACCAAACGTTACATTACCTACGAATCCATGGTTAACTTAGCCTCCTTCAGGGGCAGCCAGGTAAGTTTAGCCGCCGCTGAGGCATTCGAAGTTGTACGGTATGTTGAACGTTTAAACTCCCCTTAA
- a CDS encoding radical SAM protein, translated as MTQTLPDQIRVSIGTATVLGLQKTKMDAAPTTAYLMTYHIGKCIANCGFCPQARGSKSSTELLSRVTWSTYPVADVLAALAVAVEQQKIRRVCIQALNYPQAQSHLTALVKKIKAVSAVAVSVSCQPQYRAEIEQLKAAGVDRLGIALDGATEAVFDRVKGSAAEGIYRWETVFRLLSEALEVFGRGNVSTHIIVGLGESERETAELIQRCVDLGVLPALFAFTPVRGTALEKNAPPPLTAYRRLQLARYLIAAGKTKAANMRFDADGRILAYGIDKEALNHAIEDAEAFRTSGCPDCNRPYYNEKPSGPLYNYPKKPNGKEIEEIKSQLAD; from the coding sequence TTGACGCAGACCCTCCCCGACCAGATACGCGTGTCAATCGGCACCGCTACCGTTTTGGGTTTACAGAAAACCAAGATGGACGCGGCACCAACCACGGCGTACCTGATGACATATCACATCGGCAAATGCATCGCTAACTGCGGCTTTTGTCCTCAAGCCCGCGGCAGCAAGAGTAGCACCGAGTTGCTCTCACGCGTCACCTGGTCAACTTACCCGGTAGCAGATGTTTTGGCTGCTTTAGCAGTGGCGGTGGAGCAGCAGAAAATTCGCCGAGTCTGCATCCAGGCCCTCAACTACCCACAAGCCCAAAGCCACCTTACTGCGCTGGTTAAAAAAATCAAGGCGGTCTCGGCGGTGGCGGTTTCGGTTTCCTGCCAGCCTCAATACAGAGCTGAAATAGAGCAACTAAAAGCGGCGGGGGTGGATAGGTTGGGGATAGCGTTGGATGGGGCAACTGAGGCAGTGTTTGATAGGGTGAAGGGCTCGGCTGCTGAGGGCATTTACCGCTGGGAAACCGTGTTTAGGCTGCTTTCGGAGGCTTTGGAGGTTTTCGGCAGGGGCAACGTAAGCACCCACATAATCGTTGGGTTAGGCGAATCCGAACGGGAAACCGCGGAGTTGATTCAGCGCTGCGTGGATTTGGGGGTTCTGCCTGCGTTGTTTGCGTTTACACCAGTTCGGGGCACCGCCTTAGAGAAGAATGCGCCTCCGCCCCTTACAGCCTACCGGCGACTCCAGCTTGCCAGATACCTAATCGCCGCGGGCAAAACAAAGGCTGCAAACATGCGGTTTGATGCTGACGGAAGAATCCTCGCCTACGGCATAGACAAAGAAGCCCTAAACCATGCAATCGAAGACGCAGAAGCCTTCCGAACCTCAGGATGCCCCGACTGCAACCGACCCTACTACAACGAAAAACCCAGCGGCCCCCTCTACAACTACCCCAAAAAACCAAACGGAAAAGAAATAGAGGAAATAAAAAGCCAACTAGCTGATTAG
- a CDS encoding SAM-dependent methyltransferase yields the protein MRRNKRRIESKSSMTASYMCLTRAASFKDERECYNSPDNIAYELTPSFLRSIIKSRLLFKAFCRRYYAKGSYEYVIARTKYFDNAFEQALMQGFDQIVVFGAGFDSRAIRFNGINKLTRIFEVDAPKTQQEKQMGLKKRSISAPESLVYVPIDFDKEQLAEKMRQAGFASDKKTLFTFEGVTMYLTQSGIEDTFQFISEVSAEGSILVFDHIYSGVLRGENKYFGEEGMADSVAKVGENWQFGLEEGEAEQFVGKFGFSLKDNCNAEQLTERYFKNSKGEIVAKINGTHAIVTAVKTFKERK from the coding sequence ATGCGGAGAAACAAGCGTAGAATCGAATCCAAATCATCCATGACGGCAAGCTATATGTGCCTAACAAGAGCCGCCTCCTTCAAGGATGAAAGAGAATGCTACAACAGCCCTGACAACATCGCCTATGAACTCACCCCCAGCTTTTTAAGATCCATCATCAAATCTAGACTGCTGTTTAAGGCCTTTTGCAGACGTTATTACGCCAAAGGCTCATATGAATACGTAATAGCCAGAACCAAATACTTCGATAACGCATTTGAACAGGCGTTGATGCAGGGATTTGACCAAATTGTGGTCTTCGGCGCTGGTTTCGACAGCAGAGCAATCCGCTTCAACGGAATCAATAAGCTAACAAGAATTTTCGAAGTAGACGCCCCCAAGACCCAGCAGGAAAAACAAATGGGGCTCAAGAAAAGAAGCATCTCGGCTCCTGAGAGCCTGGTTTATGTGCCGATTGATTTTGACAAGGAACAATTGGCTGAGAAAATGCGGCAAGCCGGCTTTGCAAGCGACAAAAAGACGCTTTTCACTTTTGAAGGCGTAACCATGTATCTAACTCAAAGCGGCATTGAAGACACCTTCCAGTTTATCTCGGAGGTTTCTGCTGAAGGCAGCATATTAGTGTTTGATCATATCTACTCGGGGGTTCTGCGTGGCGAAAACAAGTATTTTGGCGAGGAAGGTATGGCTGACAGTGTTGCTAAGGTGGGTGAGAACTGGCAGTTTGGGCTCGAAGAAGGCGAAGCCGAGCAATTTGTCGGCAAATTCGGATTTAGCCTCAAAGATAACTGCAACGCCGAGCAGTTGACGGAGCGATATTTTAAGAATTCAAAGGGCGAAATAGTTGCAAAAATAAATGGCACCCACGCCATCGTGACAGCTGTTAAAACATTTAAGGAAAGAAAATAG